One part of the Fusobacterium russii ATCC 25533 genome encodes these proteins:
- a CDS encoding transposase has translation KFEGFIKTALKTFKKYFEYIENSLSFSYSNGRIEGVIRKIKVLKNTAYGYRSFLNFKKRILICANL, from the coding sequence AAGTTTGAAGGATTTATTAAAACAGCTCTTAAAACATTTAAGAAATATTTTGAATATATTGAAAATTCTCTTTCTTTTTCATATTCAAATGGAAGGATTGAAGGAGTAATAAGGAAAATAAAAGTATTAAAAAATACTGCATATGGCTATAGAAGTTTTCTAAATTTTAAAAAAAGAATATTAATATGCGCTAATCTTTAA